The Gouania willdenowi chromosome 3, fGouWil2.1, whole genome shotgun sequence genome includes a region encoding these proteins:
- the LOC114453982 gene encoding forkhead box protein B1-like produces MPRPGRNTYSDQKPPYSYISLTAMAIQSSAEKMLPLSDIYKFIMDRFPYYRENTQRWQNSLRHNLSFNDCFIKIPRRPDQPGKGSFWALHPSCGDMFENGSFLRRRKRFKVGSMQSADPLMASKPQDAAHFLQQHAKLRLSALHAHLPQGPPGFGLSSVTPPSSFKHPFAIENIIAREYKVPFPTPGYPLHSQLPPAWPHVYGPGMMDPSGPLTMTAPDYSAYVPLKSLCHGGQTLPAVPVPIKPGLPGLHTHIPAFLAHSPQSLSPTSPQTSPTGPGETLQPTVTVH; encoded by the coding sequence ATGCCTCGCCCGGGCAGAAACACGTACAGCGACCAGAAGCCTCCGTACTCGTACATCTCTCTGACGGCCATGGCCATCCAGAGCAGCGCAGAGAAGATGCTCCCCCTCAGCGACATCTACAAGTTCATCATGGACCGGTTCCCGTACTACCGGGAGAACACGCAGCGCTGGCAGAACTCTCTGCGCCACAACCTGTCCTTCAACGACTGCTTCATCAAGATCCCCCGCAGGCCCGACCAGCCCGGGAAGGGCAGCTTCTGGGCGCTACACCCGAGCTGCGGGGACATGTTTGAGAACGGAAGCTTTCTCCGGCGCAGGAAGCGCTTTAAGGTGGGCAGCATGCAGAGCGCAGACCCGCTGATGGCCAGTAAGCCCCAGGACGCGGCCCACTTCCTGCAGCAGCACGCCAAGCTGCGGCTGAGCGCACTGCACGCGCACCTCCCACAGGGCCCGCCCGGGTTCGGCCTGAGCTCCGTGACCCCCCCGTCCAGCTTCAAACACCCGTTTGCCATCGAGAACATCATCGCTCGGGAGTACAAGGTGCCCTTCCCTACGCCCGGTTACCCGCTGCACAGCCAGCTGCCCCCCGCCTGGCCCCATGTCTACGGCCCCGGGATGATGGACCCCTCGGGGCCCCTCACCATGACCGCCCCTGACTACTCTGCCTATGTCCCGCTGAAGTCTCTGTGTCACGGGGGACAGACCCTACCCGCGGTCCCGGTGCCCATCAAGCCTGGCCTCCCCGGCCTGCACACGCACATCCCGGCCTTCCTGGCCCACTCCCCGCAGTCTCTGAGTCCCACATCCCCGCAGACTAGCCCGACTGGACCCGGAGAGACCCTGCAGCCCACGGTCACCGTGCACTGA